A window from Larimichthys crocea isolate SSNF chromosome XXIII, L_crocea_2.0, whole genome shotgun sequence encodes these proteins:
- the mrc1a gene encoding macrophage mannose receptor 1, which yields MLPCSKCAVILCLLQVLCITADIDTGSFLIYNENHNKCIKAESATSMTVATCDPRAKEQQFRWASESRILSLSLKLCMGTTEIKDWVKVVLFECDESNNLQHWQCKNETLFGLKDQDLHLNWGNRGERNIMIYKGSGLWSRWRIFGTRGDLCSKGYQEVFTLGGNAFGGPCQFPFRFMEKWYAECTKDGRSDGQLWCATSRDYDKEKKWGFCPTKGTSGWDTDPVTGVQYQRNAQSVLTWHQARVSCQQQGADLLSIVELHEQSYISGLTNFLGTSLWIGLNSLDFESGWQWSNGNPFRYLNWAPGHPSSEPGLTCATLNAGKAAKWESNACTKKLGYICRKGNATSLPPPPNKDQPSFCPSHWVPYAGNCYYLERTKKMWRDALAACHKEGGDLASILNIEEQSFIISQTGYLPTDVLWIGLNDQRNQMLFEWSDRSHVTYTQWQSGEPSHATNLQEDCVLIRGKDGRWADHMCEKTFGYICKKKASTKPGEGTHEEANPGCKLGSRRFGSYCYNIGSETKAFNDAKRTCSDAGGNLVDVVDRYESAFLVNLVGLRPEKYFWTGLSNTEDRSTFRWTTRRKVAFTNFNVGMPDRKQGCVAMTTGFFAGLWDVVSCSNKEKYICKKPAEGVAVTTVPPTTAALSCEAGWNPVVNRNMCYKLYKKSKELRKTWQEARDFCQAIGGDLMSIHSMQDLNNAPFHSSDPAWIGFSLGTNQGFVWSDGSASDFENWGYGEPNNHNDNEHCAEVQFYYGRHWNDRHCEAYHDWLCQIRKGVTPKPEPVIVEKVYNTTEDGWIIYNDTQYLINTDNLDMEAARAVCKKGFGELAVITGDTERKFIWKQIAKGSEGQYFIGMTVNLDKSFSWMDGTPVTYTAWEKNEPNFANNDENCVTIYKNMGYWNDINCGMELPSICKRSSNFVNTTMAPTPIPSGGCGPEWLAFQGKCYRIVDNDNDKKNWQDARSYCVNQGGNLVSILNEKEQAFLTTQMVRYNDDLWTGMNDVNWEMRFVWTDGKRISYTNWAKGHPSSVPEGLYSFMTEKFDCVIMVGTTPKITGLWKVDDCDTKHGFICKRNIDSQIAVPPTTVQPKAFYKLGNDSYKLVAQKMKWDEARRQCQADDADLASILNSVTQAYITLQIFKYNEPVWIGLNSNVTGGRYKWVDNWILSFTKWGPEEPKHNYGCVYMDVDQKWKTGPCTSTYYSICKKSTDIAPSEPPQLPGKCPEPKKRKTWIPFRGHCYSFLSSMVDNWAHASVECLKMGASLVSIEDPQESQFIQQNLELLQDGAKSFWIGLYKTHEGEWMWIDNSAVDYTNWKKGMPKTDSCVDIHSDSGQWSTNTCTRYKSYICKTAKVIPPTEKPPAVAHVIEPKSNGSAGITVAVVLVVIAIIGLGAFLLFRKQIPTPVLGESTFDNKLYFNNPLRAAVDTKGLVANIEQNEQA from the exons ATGTTACCCTGTTCGAAATGTGCTGTGATCCTCTGTCTCCTGCAAGTCCTCTGCATTACCGCCGACATAG aCACTGGCTCCTTCCTGATCTACAATGAGAACCACAACAAGTGCATAAAGGCGGAGAGTGCCACCTCAATGACGGTGGCGACTTGTGATCCTCGTGCCAAAGAGCAGCAATTCCGTTGGGCTTCCGAATCGCGCATCCTCAGTCTGTCCCTCAAGCTCTGTATGGGGACCACGGAGATTAAAGACTGGGTGAAGGTGGTCCTCTTTGAATGTGATGAGAGCAATAACCTCCAACACTGGCAATGCAAGAATGAGACCCTCTTTGGCCTAAAAGACCAGGACCTGCACTTAAACTGGGGCAACCGCGGAGAGAGGAACATAATGATCTACAAAGGTTCAGGGCTCTGGAGTCGCTGGAGAATATTTGGGACCCGGGGTGACCTTTGTTCAAAGGGGTATCAAG AGGTTTTCACGTTAGGGGGCAATGCCTTCGGAGGCCCTTGTCAGTTCCCATTTCGGTTTATGGAAAAGTGGTATGCTGAATGCACAAAGGACGGTCGCTCAGATGGACAGCTGTGGTGTGCAACATCAAGAGACTAcgataaagaaaagaaatggggCTTCTGTCCCACCAAAG GAACCTCAGGTTGGGACACTGACCCGGTCACAGGAGTTCAGTATCAGAGGAACGCACAGTCGGTGTTGACCTGGCATCAGGCCAGGGTGAGCTGCCAGCAGCAGGGAGCTGACCTCCTCAGCATTGTAGAGCTACATGAACAGTCATACATCTCAG GGTTGACAAATTTTTTGGGAACATCTCTGTGGATTGGACTCAACAGCTTGGATTTTGAGAGTGGATGGCAATGGAGCAACGGAAACCCATTCAGATATTTAAACTGGGCCCCAG GTCATCCCTCATCAGAGCCCGGGCTTACATGTGCAACCCTTAATGCTGGAAAAGCTGCAAAATGGGAGAGCAACGCCTGCACCAAGAAACTTGGTTACATCTGTCGCAAAGGAAACGCCACCAGTCTGCCTCCACCACCAA ACAAAGATCAGCCCAGCTTCTGCCCCAGTCACTGGGTTCCTTATGCTGGTAACTGTTACTACCTGGAAAGGACTAAAAAGATGTGGAGGGACGCTTTGGCTGCATGTCACAAAGAGGGTGGAGATTTGGCCAGTATACTCAATATAGAAGAGCAGAGCTTCATTATTTCTCAAACTGGATACT TACCGACAGATGTGCTCTGGATTGGCTTAAATGATCAGAGGAACCAGATGCTGTTTGAGTGGTCTGATCGCTCCCATGTTACCTACACTCAGTGGCAGAGCGGTGAGCCGTCTCATGCCACCAACCTCCAGGAGGACTGTGTTCTCATCAGAGGAAAG GATGGGAGGTGGGCTGACCACATGTGTGAGAAGACGTTTGGATACATCTGTAAGAAGAAGGCCTCCACTAAACCAGGCGAAGGCACCCACGAGGAAGCTAACCCAGGATGCAAGCTT GGCTCAAGGAGGTTTGGTTCTTACTGCTACAACATCGGATCTGAGACAAAAGCATTCAATGATGCCAAGCGGACATGCTCAGATGCTGGTGGTAACCTGGTGGATGTGGTTGATAG aTATGAGAGCGCCTTCTTGGTCAATTTGGTGGGTTTGAGACCAGAGAAGTATTTCTGGACAGGTCTGTCCAACACAGAAGACAGAAGCACTTTCAGGTGGACCACTAGAAGAAAAGTCGCATTCACTAATTTCAACGTGGGCATGCCAG acagaaaacaaggatgtgttgccatgacaactgGGTTTTTTGCTGGGCTATGGGACGTTGTCAGTTGCAGCAACAAGGAGAAGTATATCTGCAAGAAACCAGCAGAGGGTGTAGCTGTGACAACAGTTCCACCCACCACTGCAGCCCTCAGCTGTGAGGCGGGTTGGAACCCAGTTGTTAACAGGAACATGTGCTACAAA CTTTACAAAAAATCAAAGGAGCTGAGGAAGACTTGGCAAGAAGCACGGGACTTCTGCCAAGCCATTGGCGGGGATCTGATGAGCATACACAGTATGCAGGACCTGAACAACGCTCC GTTTCATTCATCTGACCCAGCTTGGATTGGCTTCAGCCTGGGTACCAATCAAGGTTTTGTCTGGAGTGATGGGTCGGCT TCCGACTTTGAGAACTGGGGCTACGGGGAACCAAACAACCACAATGACAACGAACACTGTGCAGAAGTTCAGTTTTACTACGGACGGCACTGGAATGATCGGCACTGTGAGGCCTACCACGACTGGCTCTGCCAGATACGCAAAG GTGTGACTCCCAAACCTGAGCCTGTCATAGTTGAAAAAG tataCAACACCACAGAAGATGGCTGGATTATATACAATGACACACAGTATCTCATCAACACTGACAACCTCGATATGGAAGCTGCTAGAGCTGTCTGCAAAAAGGGCTTTGGTGAACTTGCGGTCATCACAGGGGACACTGAGAGGAAGTTTATTTGGAAACAG ATAGCGAAAGGCTCAGAGGGGCAGTACTTCATTGGCATGACAGTAAATTTGGATAAGTCATTTAG ctgGATGGATGGCACCCCTGTAACGTATACTGCATGGGAAAAGAATGAGCCCAACTTTGCTAATAATGATGAAAACTGTGTGACTATATACAAGAACATGG GCTATTGGAATGACATTAACTGTGGTATGGAGCTACCTTCTATTTGCAAAAGAAGCAGCAATTTCGTAAACACAACAATGGCCCCGACTCCTATTCCTTCAGGAGGATGTGGACCAGAGTGGTTAGCTTTTCAAGGAAAG TGCTACAGAATtgttgacaatgacaatgacaagaAGAACTGGCAGGACGCCAGGTCGTACTGCGTAAACCAGGGAGGAAATCTGGTTTCTATCCTCAACGAGAAAGAGCAAG CATTCCTAACAACACAGATGGTGAGATACAATGACGATTTGTGGACTGGCATGAATGATGTCAACTGGGAGATGCGTTTTGTGTGGACGGACGGCAAACGCATTTCATACACCAACTGGGCCAAAGGGCATCCATCATCAGTGCCTGAAGgactttattcatttatgacTGAG AAATTTGACTGTGTGATTATGGTGGGCACCACCCCTAAAATAACTGGACTCTGGAAGGTGGATGACTGTGATACAAAACATGGCTTCATCTGTAAAAGAAACATCG ATTCTCAGATTGCGGTCCCACCTACAACTGTCCAACCAAAGGCTTTCTACAAACTTGGCAATGACTCCTACAAACTAGTGGCCCAAAAGATGAAATGGGATGAGGCGAGGAGGCAGTGCCAAGCAGATGATGCAGATCTGGCCAGTATCCTGAATTCAGTAACTCAGGCTTACATCACCTTGCAGATTTTCAAGTACAACGAGCCTGTGTGGATTGGCCTCAACAGCAACGTG actgGTGGACGATACAAGTGGGTTGATAACTGGATCTTGTCTTTTACCAAATGGGGCCCCGAAGAGCCTAAACACAACTATGGCTGTGTGTATATGGATGTGGACCAAAAATGGAAGACTGGACCATGCACCAGCACCTACTATTCCATTTGCAAGAAATCAACAG ACATTGCTCCCTCTGAGCCCCCACAACTCCCTGGAAAGTGTCCAGAACCAAAGAAACGAAAAACCTGGATACCTTTCAGAGGCCATTGTTATTCCTTCCTCAGCTCGATGGTTGACAACTGGGCCCATGCCTCAGTTGAATGTCTGAAAATGG GTGCTTCTCTGGTGAGTATTGAGGATCCTCAAGAGAGTCAGTTCATACAACAGAACCTGGAGCTTCTGCAGGACGGTGCCAAGTCCTTCTGGATTGGCCTCTACAAGACTCATGAAG GTGAGTGGATGTGGATCGATAACAGTGCTGTGGACTACACCAACTGGAAAAAGGGCATGCCAAAGACAGACTCATGTGTGGACATCCATTCAGACAGTGGACAGTGGAGTACAAACACCTGCACCAGATATAAGTCTTACATCTGCAAAACAGCCAAAG ttattCCGCCTACAGAGAAACCACCAGCTGTTG CCCACGTCATAGAACCAAAATCTAACGGGTCCGCTGGCATCACTGTGGCTGTAGTACTGGTTGTAATCGCCATAATTGGACTTGGCGCCTTCCTCCTATTCCGTAAACAGATCCCCACACCTGTCTTGGGAGAAAGCACCTTTGATAACAAGTTATACTTCAACAATCCACTCCGAGCCGCTGTAGACACCAAGGGTCTGGTGGCTAACATAGAGCAGAATGAACAAGCATAG